A segment of the Neoarius graeffei isolate fNeoGra1 chromosome 5, fNeoGra1.pri, whole genome shotgun sequence genome:
TCTGGGGTTGTAGTTTGAGCCCCAAAAACGTCTGATTGATCCATTTGTCACCATTTAACATTTAAGTGAGATCCAGTGTTCATTTTGCCAGACTAGAGGAGACAAAAACATgttaatcaatgagcctttgagacTTTAAGTAAACTGAATTTTGACTAACAAAAATGACTAAGAACGAGCTTTGACACAAGACTAAGTCTAAATTGAAAAATGGATGACAAAATTAATACTGGTGAGATCTGGTATTATCTGAATCACATTTTAAAGGATCACAGGTTTCTATATGATAAAAGTAGAAGCTTTGTGTGTATTGATGTGCTTTTAAAAATCCTGACTAAATATTGTTTCTCCTTCTTATTCTTCTTTGTTGCAGTGAATGGTGTTAAAGATGATAAAACAGATCGTGCCCTAGGACTGTGCCGAAAGGCAGTTTCTGCCTTTTCGTACAGTTGGAAGAAACGAAGGGACATGGCTGAACTGCAAACTGAGCTTGGCCTTCCTCCTCATCAGCTGATAACAGAGTCCCCAACCAGATGGGGTTCGCGTCAAAAAATGATAGAACGCTTTTTGGAACAAGAGAAGGCCATAACCCGCATACTAGCGGGTGATAAGAAAACACGCCATCTCATTCCAACGTGGCAGGATCTTGAGGTGCTAGAAGCCATAAACAAAGCCATACAGCCCCTCCAAGAATTCACAGATGCGTTATCAGGGGAGTCATATGTGAGTGTGTCCTGTATCAAACCCGTACTACATCTCTTCCGAACCAACCTCCTGCAGGCACAAGAGGGTGACCTACCCCTCATCACTACAATCAAGAGGAACATTCTCAGCTACTTGGAAGACAAGTACAGCGATCCAGAGAATGATGAACTCTTAGACATGGCATCAATGATGGACCCAAGATTCCGCACCACCTACATCACCCCTGGAAAATTGGACAAAATCAAGGAGAGCGCCATAAATGAGCTTGCGGATCTTTGCCTGGATGAGCGCCCTACTGAGCAACCGCTGGAGAAGAGCTccccaaagaaaaaaaatttagcTGCTTTCTTCAAGAAAGCAGCGCCTGCTGCTGGGTCACAGTCCTACAAGTCAGAAAAGGACAGAATTGAAGCAGAGCTGACATCCTACTTACTGGGTCCTGAGGTGGACCCTGACACTGACCCACTTGATTGGTGGAAGCGGCATGAGCCCAACTTCAGCAGACTCAGTCGCCTGGCCAGAAAATATCTCGCCATTCCAGCAACTAGCGCTCCGTCGGAGAGAGTTTTTAGTGTGGGTGGGGGTATAGTTACCTGCAACCGAGCTTGTCTGAAGCCTGATGTTGTGGATAGGCTCATTTTTCTTGcgaaaaatgtttaaaaagaatGTCTGCACTAGCTTTTGAAATTTTTGCAACAAGAGGAAGGATTCACTACAGTATCCATACACACAGTATGCttgcccgctctctctctctctctcatacacgcacatctctcatacacacactcacacacacacaattctctctctctctctctctctctctcatgcacacacatacacacagaggcagagtccccccccccacacaattctctctctcatgcacacatacacacagaggcagagttctctctctccctccctcccacacacacacgtgcactttcACACACATACAGTTCATCAAGagtatttttttgttttcaatTAAGATGTTAATGGAATGTTTGAAGCCTGCTGTTGCTGCTAGGCTCCTTTTCCTCACAAAGAATGTCTGCACTTACTTTTTTACATTTCTATTAAGATGTTTATGGAATGTTTGAAGCCTGCTGTTATTGCTAGGCTCCTTATGAAGAATGTTTGCACTTCTTTAAAATTAACAGTTGAGTTTTTTTATTGGATGTGTTACGTCAGGCTTTGGGCTCTTTAATAGCTGATTGGAGTGCGGGTCCATAAAACTACAGTGcacaagcactttttttttgctgAATACAGTTATTGAAGCCTCTTATGAAAATAAATGTGGTTTGGAAATACATTTACCGTGAGCAGTCATTTTATTTTGAAGGTGGTCATTGAATCGAATCGTGAATCGTGAATCGAGTTTTTTATTAAAAAatcgaaggttttttttttggggtgaaTCGCCCAGCCCTAACAGAAATCCATAGCAAGATGTATTATACACATATTATAGTAATACGTCTCGTTTATCTAGTGTGATTAGTGTTCTCCCCTGTGCTGTACATTTTGTATCCTAGTGTGTGATATTGTTGTGTTGTCCCTACATATACTTTGTCATTTGTTTCCACGTGGACCAGTTCCAGTGTATACCTGAGCACTGGAGAATGAAGAGATTCTGCTTCTGATTAAGTGCTGCTTTGCCTGCTtatctgagaatgcttaaataacATCCTTTGAGCAATCATGAAATAAtattcattttgaaaatgtaatgtTATGGGTTGCATCACTTCCTCTCCAATTATTCTAGGTTCACTGGAAGCaatttgcggggggggggggggggggggggggggcaaccctATATGACAATACAATTACAGTTAGACTCCAAAGCCTCAAGTGGAGTTGTTAACTGACACTTGTTTTGAGGTTTTCCAGCACATAGGAAAGAGGAACATGGACTTGTCTTTGCACATGGGCTTgtgtgcaaacaaaacaaatctggCAAAATGATATCTGATTTAATCAGACACTGAAAGTAAGTagacataggcggttttaaacgggggccagagggggccagtgcccctgtaaaattgctcctggcccctgttgtggcccctgtgctgaacagataataagatttattaattttgacgtgcgctggctcgaagatcggaactgacatgacggagtgttctacacggactccttaaagcgctacacgcacactgttacctgcagcagaaagaccagcagcagcgcgaattgtaaacttcggacgtgagtgataacagctgtcacgtccgaagttttttgattgaaaagccatcagatacagtagcgttgacacgtttcactgagccatataaagaagtattttttgagctctttagactatgcaaaatagctgtggcactcccagtgagctctgcctcttgtgagcggagtttctccactttgaaactggtgaagacctacctctgatccaccattagtgaggagtgtctaagcaatcttggtgtgctcagcattgaatcaagaaggtccaaggctttgaaccttgatgcatttgtagaccgtttctcaaggagtcacaatcgcagaatcttgttgttgtagtgtttcagcctgctgtgaatgctatagggtgattctgagaccactgtatgtgaatttattttttctttctatttttcccccctgctgtacatagagtgagatgacagtgtgatttagataaagatagtgattgtacattcaagtctcatgctgtgaaagaaaattcattcatgctgtgaatttaaaaagtgtcattggacagataaaaggttcattgtatgcaaaaatagaaatcttattttacaaaaaagagaaacatggttttaagatttattgagcacaatttatgtttaggctattgagacagaatgtttatctcattgtatttatgctcaatgtattttttttttggttttaaataaactaaacacattttgaacgcttaaatattgccgttTTTTCCTtacgtgcccccctgaaaaaatactggccccacctcggcccccctagtaattttggtctagaaccgccactgtaaGTAGAACATTATGCAATTATATACTAAGGGTTGAACACGACAGACAAATCATTAAATCATTTAGAAGGATTACCTGAACacacttttgtttgtttttttgtctccaTTTTAACAGTTACAGCCTTTGAACCTGACAGTTTTAATGTGCTTTGCTTTTTGTTCAGCTTTGACTGTCGCTTTTAATGTTACAATATTTTGTATTAATTTGTAGAGTCAAAAGAATATTTTGTTTTCACTGCAGAGTTGCTGTTGTGTGTCTACTTGCAAATCCAACCTGTATGCTAGTCAGTGGCTTCACTTCACTGAAGTGCATTATTTCAtggtacacacgcacacacacacacacacacacacacagagagagagagagagagagagtacaacaTAACTGATAAGAAAATATTAGAACAGTATAAGtttcattttaatttattttatttgttttgtttttactgttaCAAGTTTAACAGTAGAGTCCACAAAATGGCTGAACTCAATGTCTGAACTCAAAATGGATGAACTCAAAATGGCTGAACACAAAATGGGTCCCCTGGTTGCCCTTGGTAACAGAGAAAATAAGAATGAA
Coding sequences within it:
- the LOC132886231 gene encoding E3 SUMO-protein ligase ZBED1-like, with product MASEDDEKERLLPKIGTTTSVIWNWYRFAETDEKQTTPLCKVCLKPVVVTCSSTTNLFQHLKRKHPTEWEKCCVLRKESIPSRTSTAKSTSAKQSTLPQSFSSCVPYEKSGARWKAITDAITYFIATDMLPIYSVEKRGFQHMLKVLDARYNVPSRKYFSGVALPQLYNLTRQKVLSELQGIDFYAATTDLWSSRTMQPYMSLTVHYVNESWKIRSVCLQTSYFPQDHTGESIALELKDALSSWSLPEERLTCITTDSGSNVIKAMKDNNWPNLKCFGHRLHNAIVNGVKDDKTDRALGLCRKAVSAFSYSWKKRRDMAELQTELGLPPHQLITESPTRWGSRQKMIERFLEQEKAITRILAGDKKTRHLIPTWQDLEVLEAINKAIQPLQEFTDALSGESYVSVSCIKPVLHLFRTNLLQAQEGDLPLITTIKRNILSYLEDKYSDPENDELLDMASMMDPRFRTTYITPGKLDKIKESAINELADLCLDERPTEQPLEKSSPKKKNLAAFFKKAAPAAGSQSYKSEKDRIEAELTSYLLGPEVDPDTDPLDWWKRHEPNFSRLSRLARKYLAIPATSAPSERVFSVGGGIVTCNRACLKPDVVDRLIFLAKNV